In Sphingomonas panacisoli, one genomic interval encodes:
- the serS gene encoding serine--tRNA ligase produces MHDIRLIRENPEAFDAGLQRRGLSPMAADLLALDEKRRAVITELQAGQTRRNEASKAIGAAKAAKDEATAQALMAEVATLKTRMPELEEEERTTEAALNEALAAIPNLPLADVPEGPDEDDNELVAAHGTQPTFTFAIKEHDVIGPALGLDFETGAALAGARFTLVRGAAARLNRALGQFGLDVLTRDHGYEEVVPPLMVRDEAMFGTGQLPKFAEDLFQTTDGRWLIPTSEVSLTNIVREKILSADELPLRFTALTPCFRSEAGAAGRDTRGFIRQHQFEKAEMVSIVPPDQSEAEHERMTAAAEDVLTRLGLPFRRMKLCTGDMGFSAARTYDLEVWLPGQGRYREISSCSTCTDFQARRMNARYRGEDGKPAFVHTLNGSGLVVGRMMVAILENYQQEDGSVAIPDALQPYLRGLNRLEPAI; encoded by the coding sequence ATGCATGACATCCGCTTGATCCGCGAAAACCCCGAAGCTTTCGACGCCGGCCTGCAGCGCCGCGGCCTGTCGCCGATGGCGGCAGACCTGCTGGCACTCGACGAAAAGCGTCGCGCGGTGATCACCGAATTGCAGGCTGGCCAGACGCGCCGCAACGAGGCGTCGAAGGCGATCGGCGCGGCCAAGGCGGCGAAGGACGAAGCGACCGCGCAGGCGCTGATGGCCGAGGTCGCGACGCTCAAGACTCGGATGCCGGAACTGGAAGAGGAAGAGCGCACGACGGAAGCCGCGCTCAACGAAGCGTTGGCCGCTATCCCAAACCTGCCGCTCGCCGATGTGCCCGAGGGACCTGACGAGGATGACAACGAACTGGTCGCCGCACACGGCACCCAGCCCACCTTCACCTTCGCGATCAAGGAACACGATGTAATCGGCCCGGCGCTCGGCCTCGATTTCGAGACCGGGGCAGCACTCGCCGGTGCGCGTTTCACGCTCGTTCGCGGCGCAGCGGCGCGGCTCAACCGCGCGCTCGGCCAGTTCGGGCTCGACGTGCTGACCCGCGACCATGGTTACGAGGAAGTCGTCCCGCCGCTGATGGTCCGCGATGAGGCGATGTTCGGCACCGGCCAGCTTCCCAAATTCGCCGAGGATTTGTTCCAGACCACCGACGGCCGCTGGCTGATCCCGACCAGCGAAGTCAGTCTGACCAACATCGTCCGCGAAAAGATCCTGAGCGCCGACGAACTCCCGCTCCGCTTCACCGCGCTTACCCCCTGTTTCCGCTCCGAAGCGGGCGCGGCGGGCCGCGACACGCGCGGCTTCATTCGTCAGCATCAGTTCGAAAAGGCGGAAATGGTCTCGATCGTCCCGCCCGATCAGTCTGAAGCCGAGCACGAGCGCATGACGGCCGCCGCCGAGGACGTACTGACCCGGCTCGGCCTGCCGTTCCGTCGCATGAAACTGTGCACCGGCGACATGGGCTTCTCGGCCGCGCGAACCTACGACCTCGAAGTGTGGCTGCCCGGCCAGGGCCGCTATCGCGAGATTTCGAGCTGTTCGACCTGCACCGATTTCCAGGCGCGCCGCATGAACGCGCGCTATCGCGGCGAGGACGGCAAGCCGGCGTTCGTCCACACGCTCAATGGCTCCGGTTTGGTGGTCGGCCGGATGATGGTCGCGATCCTGGAAAATTATCAGCAGGAGGACGGATCGGTCGCGATCCCCGACGCGCTGCAACCCTATCTGCGCGGGCTCAACCGGCTGGAGCCGGCGATCTGA
- a CDS encoding M23 family metallopeptidase yields MSVVLILMLAGCIPAGQDYEPPQAGYAAPAEREAPQDRYDPQDRYVPQDRDEPEPPDERISAPPSAPPAWVAQPVTPDARTITSSTYVVQSGDTLRGVAERVGAGAENIADANDLDPPFTLRPGQRLTIPGGRYHLVRPGQSGIAIARAYGVKWADIIAANDLDEPYMLRAGRRILIPGGTRPQTLAERAAAFKIDLGDIATGGGEPAIPEGNKAPRAATIVRRPLASLTPIATPGPFSGSFFWPVSTGNVVKRFGAGASGERNDGINIAIPIGTPIKAAANGVVIYTATDVPGLGGLVMVKHGDGWTSVYGHASRILVQRGQAVRRGQSLALSGATGFADRPELHFELRKGRAPVDPLSELPKR; encoded by the coding sequence ATGTCGGTAGTTTTGATCCTGATGCTGGCCGGCTGCATTCCTGCCGGCCAGGATTATGAACCGCCGCAAGCCGGTTATGCCGCGCCGGCCGAACGCGAAGCCCCGCAAGACCGCTACGACCCGCAAGATCGCTATGTTCCGCAGGATCGCGACGAGCCCGAGCCACCCGACGAACGCATCTCCGCCCCGCCCTCGGCGCCGCCGGCCTGGGTCGCGCAGCCGGTCACGCCGGACGCGCGGACGATCACCAGCTCCACCTACGTCGTCCAATCGGGCGACACGCTACGCGGCGTCGCCGAACGCGTCGGCGCGGGCGCGGAGAATATCGCCGACGCCAACGACCTCGACCCGCCGTTCACGCTCCGGCCCGGTCAACGGCTGACGATCCCCGGCGGCCGGTATCATCTCGTCCGGCCCGGCCAGTCGGGCATCGCGATCGCGCGCGCCTATGGCGTGAAATGGGCCGATATCATCGCGGCCAACGACCTTGACGAGCCGTACATGCTCCGTGCGGGCCGTCGCATCCTGATCCCCGGCGGCACGCGCCCGCAAACGCTCGCCGAGCGGGCCGCGGCGTTCAAGATCGATCTGGGCGACATCGCGACCGGCGGCGGCGAGCCGGCTATCCCGGAGGGCAACAAGGCCCCGCGTGCGGCGACCATCGTTCGTCGACCGCTGGCCTCCTTAACACCGATCGCGACACCCGGACCGTTCAGCGGCAGCTTCTTCTGGCCTGTCTCGACCGGTAACGTCGTCAAGCGCTTCGGCGCGGGCGCGAGCGGTGAGCGCAACGACGGCATCAATATCGCGATACCGATCGGCACGCCGATCAAGGCGGCGGCTAACGGCGTCGTCATCTACACCGCGACCGACGTGCCGGGACTGGGCGGGCTGGTGATGGTCAAGCACGGCGACGGCTGGACGAGCGTCTACGGCCATGCCAGCCGCATCCTCGTCCAGCGTGGTCAGGCGGTCAGGCGCGGCCAGTCGCTCGCTCTGTCCGGTGCCACCGGGTTCGCGGATCGACCGGAACTGCATTTCGAGTTGCGGAAAGGTCGCGCGCCGGTCGATCCGTTGAGCGAATTGCCGAAACGCTAG
- the tyrS gene encoding tyrosine--tRNA ligase, with protein MTAYQSDLLRLLDERGYVHQMTDATGLDALAAKQIVPGYIGFDPTAPSLHVGSLVQIMLLRRMQQTGHKPIVLMGGGTGKVGDPSFKDEARKLMTEETIASNIASIKRVFERFLTFGDGPTDAVMVDNADWLDKLEYLPFLRDIGQYFSVNRMLGFDSVKLRLDREQSLSFLEFNYMILQGYDFLELSRRLGVRLQMGGSDQWGNIVNGIDLGRRADGVELFAVTTPLITTADGGKMGKTASGAVWLNEDALPHYDYWQFWRNTDDRDVGKFLRLFTDLPLDETARLEKLEGAEINQAKIVLANEATAMCRGADAAALAAETARKTFEEGASGDALPTLAVTGSVGIVDALIGLSFCASKGEARRLIAGGGARVDGEKVVDETLTIEMRGNPVRVSAGKKHHGLLTAN; from the coding sequence ATGACCGCATACCAGTCCGACCTGCTCCGCCTGCTCGACGAGCGCGGCTATGTTCACCAGATGACCGACGCGACGGGGCTCGACGCGTTGGCGGCGAAGCAGATCGTGCCGGGCTATATCGGCTTCGATCCGACCGCACCGTCGCTGCATGTCGGCAGCCTCGTCCAGATCATGCTGCTGCGGCGGATGCAGCAGACCGGACACAAGCCCATCGTGCTGATGGGCGGCGGTACCGGCAAGGTCGGCGATCCGAGCTTCAAGGACGAAGCGCGCAAGCTGATGACGGAGGAGACGATTGCGTCGAATATCGCTTCGATCAAGCGCGTGTTCGAGCGGTTTCTGACGTTTGGCGACGGGCCGACCGATGCAGTGATGGTCGACAATGCCGATTGGCTCGACAAGCTCGAATATCTGCCGTTCCTGCGCGACATCGGCCAGTATTTCTCGGTCAATCGCATGCTCGGGTTCGATTCGGTCAAGCTGCGGCTCGACCGCGAACAGTCTTTGTCGTTCCTCGAATTCAACTACATGATCCTGCAGGGCTACGATTTCCTCGAACTGTCGCGGCGCCTGGGCGTACGGCTGCAGATGGGCGGGTCGGACCAGTGGGGGAACATCGTCAACGGCATCGACCTTGGGCGGCGCGCCGACGGTGTCGAGCTATTCGCGGTGACGACGCCGCTGATCACGACCGCGGACGGTGGTAAGATGGGCAAGACCGCGTCGGGTGCCGTGTGGCTCAACGAAGACGCGCTGCCGCATTATGATTACTGGCAATTCTGGCGGAACACCGACGACCGCGATGTCGGCAAGTTCCTGCGGCTGTTTACCGATCTGCCGCTCGACGAGACCGCGCGGCTCGAAAAGCTCGAGGGCGCCGAGATCAACCAGGCGAAGATCGTTCTCGCCAACGAAGCGACGGCAATGTGTCGCGGCGCGGATGCGGCGGCGCTGGCCGCGGAGACCGCGCGCAAGACTTTCGAAGAAGGCGCTAGCGGGGATGCGTTGCCGACGTTGGCGGTCACCGGATCGGTCGGAATCGTTGATGCCCTGATTGGCTTGAGCTTCTGCGCGTCCAAGGGCGAGGCTCGTCGCTTGATTGCGGGAGGCGGGGCGCGGGTCGATGGCGAGAAAGTGGTGGACGAAACGCTCACCATCGAGATGCGCGGAAATCCGGTGCGCGTGTCGGCCGGCAAGAAGCATCATGGGCTGCTGACCGCGAATTAA
- a CDS encoding PilZ domain-containing protein — protein MGATALAYTEKREVPRDEVDYRARAYGADAQPLSLQVVNMSAQGLMARITGDRPVGERMRITLPIVGVIGMEVRWSLGGRIGCELDRPIGMADYYELLAALLKGIR, from the coding sequence ATGGGGGCGACCGCACTGGCCTATACCGAGAAGCGCGAAGTACCGCGCGACGAGGTCGATTACCGTGCGCGCGCCTATGGCGCCGACGCGCAGCCGCTATCGTTGCAGGTCGTCAATATGTCGGCGCAGGGCCTGATGGCGCGTATCACCGGGGATCGCCCGGTCGGCGAACGGATGCGAATCACGTTGCCCATCGTGGGCGTGATCGGAATGGAAGTGCGCTGGTCGCTCGGCGGACGGATCGGCTGCGAGCTCGACCGGCCGATCGGGATGGCGGACTATTACGAGCTACTCGCTGCCCTACTTAAGGGCATCCGCTAG
- the recG gene encoding ATP-dependent DNA helicase RecG, translated as MRPDILNPLFAEVTALKGVGPGLAKPLDKLGLHRVVDVAFHLPTGFIDRVPRDELDMADAGRTIAITLTPVDYKISASQRGPTRVHAIDARGNYVSLIYFGGSSGWVKKLLPLNEPKRVSGKLEMYGQELQIVHPDLGDGDEGFREREAIYPLSEGLTSRRLGQFVHEAIERAPDLPEWIEPGVKAKHQWPAWRDALARAHADPSDTKARERLAYDELFANQLAFMLVRASSRARRGRALAGDGRLRDMLKLPYAPTGAQARTIREIEGDLAQSAPMLRLLQGDVGSGKTLVATMALLIAVEAGAQGAFLAPTEILARQHFETLQRTLAGLPVNVAVLTGRDKGRVRESTLMGLADGSIDILIGTHAIFQEAVGYKDLGLVVVDEQHRFGVAQRLLLQGKGSAPHLLAMTATPIPRTLTLAQYGEMDVSRLDEMPPGRQPIQTNVVGEDRLADVVEGIGRHLDSGGQAYWVCPLVEESENSDLAAAEARAAALQSRFGNRIGLVHGRMKPAEKDAVMACFASGELGVLVATTVIEVGVDVPNATLIVIEHADRFGLAQLHQLRGRVGRGSGRSICLLIRGEALSETSRARLALMKDTNDGFRIAEEDLRLRGAGEMLGTRQSGEQGFRIATPEQLSELLPIANDDARLLIDRDGGLDGPRGQAARTALYLFERDAGVQLLRSG; from the coding sequence ATGCGCCCCGACATCCTCAACCCGCTGTTTGCCGAAGTCACCGCGCTGAAGGGTGTGGGGCCGGGGCTGGCCAAGCCGCTCGACAAGTTGGGGCTTCACCGGGTCGTCGACGTTGCGTTCCATTTGCCGACTGGGTTCATCGACCGGGTGCCTCGCGACGAGCTCGACATGGCGGATGCCGGGCGGACGATCGCGATCACGTTGACCCCGGTCGATTACAAGATCAGCGCGAGCCAGCGCGGCCCGACGCGCGTGCACGCGATCGACGCGCGCGGCAACTATGTCAGCCTGATCTATTTCGGCGGATCGTCCGGCTGGGTGAAGAAATTGCTGCCGCTCAACGAGCCGAAGCGGGTGTCGGGCAAGCTCGAGATGTATGGGCAGGAGCTCCAGATCGTCCACCCAGATCTCGGCGATGGCGACGAGGGGTTTCGCGAGCGCGAGGCGATCTATCCGTTATCCGAGGGACTGACCTCGCGCCGGCTCGGCCAGTTCGTCCACGAAGCGATCGAGCGCGCGCCCGATTTGCCTGAATGGATCGAACCGGGGGTGAAGGCGAAGCACCAATGGCCCGCCTGGCGCGATGCCTTGGCGCGTGCCCATGCCGACCCATCTGACACAAAAGCGCGCGAACGGCTCGCCTATGACGAGCTGTTCGCCAACCAACTCGCCTTCATGTTGGTCCGCGCATCGTCGCGGGCGCGGCGAGGCAGGGCGCTGGCGGGCGACGGGCGGCTGCGCGACATGCTCAAGCTGCCCTACGCCCCGACCGGGGCCCAGGCGCGCACGATTCGCGAGATAGAGGGAGATCTGGCGCAAAGCGCGCCGATGTTGCGACTGCTGCAGGGCGATGTTGGGTCCGGCAAGACATTGGTCGCGACGATGGCGCTGCTGATCGCGGTGGAGGCGGGCGCGCAGGGGGCGTTCCTCGCGCCGACCGAGATTCTCGCGCGGCAGCATTTCGAGACGTTGCAACGCACGCTCGCGGGCCTGCCCGTCAACGTCGCCGTGCTGACCGGGCGCGACAAGGGAAGAGTGCGCGAATCGACGTTGATGGGCCTAGCCGACGGGTCGATCGACATCTTGATCGGTACGCATGCCATTTTCCAGGAAGCCGTCGGCTACAAGGACCTCGGCCTAGTCGTGGTCGATGAACAGCATCGCTTTGGCGTTGCGCAGCGTCTGCTACTGCAGGGCAAGGGGAGCGCACCGCACTTGCTGGCGATGACCGCCACGCCGATCCCCCGCACGCTGACGCTGGCGCAATATGGCGAGATGGACGTCAGCCGGCTCGACGAGATGCCGCCTGGCCGCCAGCCGATCCAGACCAACGTGGTGGGCGAAGATCGCCTGGCCGATGTCGTCGAGGGCATCGGCCGTCATCTCGACTCCGGCGGACAGGCCTATTGGGTCTGTCCTTTGGTCGAGGAATCGGAAAATTCCGATCTCGCCGCGGCCGAGGCGCGCGCGGCGGCGCTGCAATCGCGGTTCGGCAATCGGATCGGGTTGGTCCACGGGCGCATGAAGCCAGCCGAGAAGGACGCGGTGATGGCCTGCTTCGCCAGCGGCGAGTTGGGCGTGTTGGTCGCGACGACGGTAATCGAGGTCGGCGTCGATGTCCCTAATGCGACCCTTATCGTGATCGAACATGCGGACCGCTTCGGTCTCGCCCAGCTCCACCAATTGCGCGGGCGTGTGGGACGAGGAAGCGGACGGTCGATCTGCCTGCTGATCCGCGGCGAGGCTTTGAGCGAGACGTCGCGCGCACGGCTGGCGCTGATGAAGGACACCAACGACGGGTTCCGCATCGCCGAGGAGGATTTGCGGCTGCGTGGCGCGGGCGAGATGCTCGGTACACGGCAATCGGGCGAGCAGGGCTTCCGGATCGCGACGCCCGAGCAGCTGAGCGAGTTGCTGCCGATCGCCAATGACGATGCGCGGCTGCTGATCGATCGTGACGGCGGGCTCGACGGACCGCGCGGGCAAGCCGCCCGAACCGCGTTGTACCTGTTCGAGCGCGATGCCGGGGTTCAATTGCTTCGTTCGGGCTAG
- a CDS encoding succinate dehydrogenase assembly factor 2 — translation MDRDIRLKRLRFRAWHRGTKEADLMIGGFFDRHGDLWDADRLDWFEALLEEQDVDIMAWAMGTLPCPARWEGPMMADMRALDFVPVAAKPE, via the coding sequence ATGGACCGCGACATTCGCCTGAAACGCCTACGCTTCCGCGCGTGGCACCGCGGCACCAAGGAAGCCGATCTGATGATCGGCGGGTTCTTCGACCGCCATGGCGACCTGTGGGACGCGGACCGGCTCGACTGGTTCGAGGCGCTGCTGGAGGAACAGGACGTCGATATCATGGCCTGGGCGATGGGCACCCTGCCCTGCCCAGCGCGTTGGGAAGGCCCGATGATGGCCGACATGCGCGCGCTCGATTTCGTCCCGGTGGCCGCTAAACCTGAATGA
- the mfd gene encoding transcription-repair coupling factor — protein sequence MTDPRKILSANQPLTLAGVPAGFLPVLLADLARAAPARTVLIAPDDAEMRSVASTIQFFAPEIEVIAYPAWDCLPYDRASPTLRIMAERLAALHRLQAKPKGPQLLVTTANAATQRALTPFRVRQLVARLAPGERIGRDKLAALLSANGYVRTDTVHDQGEFAVRGGLVDLFPSGEETALRLDFFGDEIESVRTFDPSDQRTTGRVDGFTLLPASEALLDEESIKRFRARYRETFGATATGDPLYQAISEGRRLAGMEHWLPLFEDRLETLFDHLGDQALVVCEAGVTAAAEQRFEAVTDYHANRVKAQSGDPGSYRPLPADALYLTPGEWGERLKAAKAHLTTPFHEPESATVIDFDVDGPRDFAPERSSGVNIYEAVVDHLDKLRKDKKKPILASYSAGSRERLAGLLRDHDLTGAVLVDTWQEALGAADRGVALTILPLDHGFTAPGIALLTEQDMLGDRLVRRNRRKKSADAFLAELATLSPGDLVVHADHGIGRYEGLTQIPVQKAPHDCVALTYAGGDKLYVPVENLEVLSRYGSDEAGTLDRLGGEAWQRRKSRMKERIREIAGELIATAAERALHPGDVITPDEAGYPAFVDRFPYEETDDQDRAIDDVLGDLSAGKPMDRLVVGDVGFGKTEVALRAAFAAAMAGKQVAIVCPTTLLARQHYNNFVARFEGFPIKVGRLSRLVGTAEAKATREGLADGTIDLVVGTHAILAKQIEFKRLGLVVVDEEQRFGVTHKERLKTLRADVHVLTLTATPIPRTLQMAMSGIRELSVIQTPPVDRLAVRTYVMPWDPVVLREALLREHYRGGQSFFVTPRIKDLPDIEQFLREQVPEVRYVVAHGQMSAGEVEERMSAFYDKKFEVLVSTTIVESGLDIPSANTMIVHRADMFGLAQLYQLRGRVGRSKTRAYAYMTTPPNRIITETADKRLKVLSDLDTIGAGFQLASYDLDIRGAGNLLGDEQSGHIREVGYELYQSMLEEAIMEAKAGGMAPRPRDFSPQITVDAPIMIPEDYVPDLDLRMGLYRRLNDLDEQDGIEAFAAELIDRFGPLPEATANLIKLIEVKLNAKRACVAKIDVGPKGALVSFHDDKPPNVDGLLAYVARLQGVAKLRPDSKLVIAREWGDPQARLNGALQLSKGLAKAAA from the coding sequence ATGACCGACCCGCGCAAAATTCTCTCGGCGAACCAGCCGCTGACGCTGGCCGGCGTGCCGGCGGGATTCCTGCCGGTGCTGCTGGCCGACCTGGCGCGCGCCGCGCCGGCGCGGACGGTCCTGATCGCGCCCGACGATGCCGAGATGCGCAGCGTCGCCTCGACGATCCAGTTCTTCGCGCCCGAGATCGAAGTGATCGCATATCCGGCGTGGGACTGCCTGCCCTATGACCGCGCCAGCCCGACATTGCGCATCATGGCCGAGCGGCTCGCAGCGTTGCACCGGCTCCAGGCCAAGCCCAAGGGTCCGCAACTCCTCGTCACCACGGCGAACGCCGCTACGCAGCGTGCACTGACGCCGTTTCGCGTGCGGCAACTGGTCGCGCGGCTGGCGCCGGGCGAACGGATCGGGCGCGACAAGCTGGCGGCGTTGCTATCGGCCAACGGCTACGTCCGCACCGATACCGTCCACGACCAGGGCGAGTTCGCGGTGCGCGGCGGGCTGGTCGACTTATTCCCGAGCGGCGAGGAAACGGCGCTGCGGCTCGATTTCTTCGGCGACGAGATCGAGAGTGTGCGCACCTTCGACCCGAGCGACCAGCGCACGACGGGGCGCGTCGATGGCTTCACGCTGTTGCCGGCATCCGAGGCGTTGCTCGACGAGGAATCGATCAAGCGATTCCGCGCGCGTTACCGCGAGACGTTCGGCGCGACCGCGACCGGCGATCCGCTCTATCAAGCGATCAGCGAAGGTCGGCGTCTTGCCGGCATGGAGCATTGGCTCCCGCTTTTCGAGGATAGGCTGGAGACGCTGTTCGACCATCTTGGCGATCAGGCGTTAGTCGTATGCGAAGCAGGCGTCACAGCGGCGGCCGAACAGCGTTTCGAGGCGGTGACCGATTACCACGCCAATCGGGTCAAGGCGCAGTCGGGCGATCCCGGAAGTTATCGTCCGCTACCCGCCGACGCGCTGTATCTGACGCCCGGCGAGTGGGGCGAAAGGCTCAAGGCGGCCAAAGCGCATCTGACCACACCGTTCCACGAACCCGAAAGCGCCACCGTCATCGATTTCGACGTTGACGGCCCGCGCGACTTCGCGCCTGAACGGTCGAGCGGCGTCAACATCTACGAAGCCGTGGTCGATCACCTCGACAAGCTACGCAAAGACAAGAAGAAACCGATCCTCGCCAGCTATTCCGCTGGATCTCGCGAGCGACTCGCGGGGCTATTGCGCGACCACGACCTGACCGGCGCTGTGCTGGTCGATACCTGGCAGGAAGCGCTCGGCGCGGCGGATCGCGGCGTCGCGCTGACCATCCTGCCGCTCGACCATGGTTTCACCGCCCCCGGCATCGCGCTTCTGACCGAGCAGGATATGCTCGGCGACCGTCTCGTCCGCCGCAACCGCCGCAAGAAATCGGCCGACGCGTTCCTCGCCGAACTCGCGACACTCTCCCCCGGCGACCTCGTCGTCCATGCCGATCATGGTATCGGTCGCTACGAGGGGCTGACCCAAATCCCGGTCCAAAAGGCGCCGCACGATTGCGTCGCGCTGACGTATGCCGGCGGCGACAAGCTGTACGTCCCGGTCGAAAATCTCGAAGTCCTGAGTCGATACGGCTCCGACGAGGCCGGCACGCTCGACCGTCTCGGCGGTGAGGCGTGGCAGCGGCGCAAGAGCCGCATGAAGGAGCGCATCCGCGAGATCGCCGGCGAGCTGATCGCGACCGCCGCCGAACGTGCGCTCCACCCGGGCGATGTCATCACGCCCGACGAGGCAGGTTACCCCGCATTCGTCGATCGCTTCCCCTATGAGGAAACCGACGATCAGGATCGTGCGATCGACGACGTGCTGGGCGATCTGTCGGCGGGCAAGCCGATGGACCGGCTGGTCGTCGGCGATGTCGGGTTCGGCAAGACCGAGGTCGCATTGCGCGCCGCGTTCGCCGCGGCGATGGCGGGCAAGCAAGTCGCGATCGTCTGCCCCACCACGCTGCTCGCGCGCCAGCACTACAACAATTTCGTCGCGCGGTTCGAAGGTTTCCCGATCAAGGTCGGGCGGCTGTCACGTCTGGTCGGCACCGCCGAAGCCAAGGCCACCCGCGAAGGCCTGGCCGACGGCACGATCGATCTTGTCGTCGGGACGCACGCGATCCTGGCCAAACAGATCGAATTCAAGCGGCTAGGGCTGGTCGTGGTCGACGAGGAGCAGCGGTTCGGCGTGACGCATAAGGAGCGACTCAAGACGCTGCGCGCCGACGTCCATGTCCTGACGCTCACAGCCACACCGATCCCGCGCACGCTGCAGATGGCGATGTCGGGCATCCGCGAACTGTCGGTGATCCAGACTCCGCCGGTCGATCGTCTCGCGGTGCGCACCTACGTCATGCCATGGGATCCGGTCGTGCTGCGCGAGGCGTTGCTGCGCGAGCATTATCGCGGCGGGCAGAGCTTCTTCGTAACACCCCGCATCAAGGACCTGCCCGACATCGAGCAGTTCCTGCGCGAACAGGTGCCGGAGGTCCGCTACGTCGTCGCGCACGGCCAGATGAGCGCCGGCGAGGTCGAGGAGCGGATGTCCGCCTTCTACGACAAGAAGTTCGAAGTGCTCGTCTCGACCACCATCGTCGAAAGCGGGCTCGACATCCCGAGCGCCAACACGATGATCGTGCATCGCGCCGACATGTTCGGGCTCGCCCAACTCTACCAGCTGCGCGGGCGCGTCGGGCGGTCGAAGACGCGCGCCTATGCCTATATGACGACCCCGCCGAACCGCATCATCACCGAAACCGCCGACAAGCGGCTCAAGGTGTTGAGCGATCTCGACACGATCGGCGCGGGTTTCCAGCTGGCTAGCTACGATCTCGACATTCGCGGTGCGGGCAATCTGCTCGGCGACGAGCAATCGGGGCATATCCGCGAGGTCGGCTACGAGCTCTATCAGTCGATGCTCGAAGAGGCGATCATGGAGGCGAAGGCCGGCGGCATGGCGCCGCGTCCGCGCGATTTCAGTCCGCAGATCACCGTCGATGCGCCGATCATGATCCCGGAGGACTATGTCCCCGACCTCGACCTGCGCATGGGGCTGTATCGTCGCCTCAACGACCTCGACGAGCAGGATGGCATCGAGGCCTTTGCTGCGGAGCTGATCGACCGCTTCGGCCCGCTACCCGAAGCGACCGCGAACCTGATCAAGCTCATCGAAGTGAAGCTCAACGCCAAGCGCGCGTGCGTAGCGAAGATCGATGTCGGGCCGAAGGGTGCGTTGGTCAGCTTCCACGACGACAAGCCGCCCAACGTCGATGGTCTGCTCGCCTATGTCGCGCGGTTGCAAGGCGTGGCTAAGCTGCGCCCCGACAGCAAGCTGGTGATTGCGCGCGAGTGGGGCGACCCGCAGGCACGGCTGAACGGCGCGCTGCAACTGTCGAAAGGACTGGCCAAAGCGGCCGCATAA
- a CDS encoding GAF domain-containing protein has product MTTVRFKRWRLLSAATNRLSEAASLDGILEILRISARAILQSDGVAVVRREDDLVHYVGEDAIAPLWSGQRFPIETCISGIAMVEREMIVIPDIRLDPRVPHNAYLSTFVASMAMAPIGHGNPVAAIGAYWRSTAPIEEDALTLLDMLAKGASAQLERIADQRMGDKLAS; this is encoded by the coding sequence ATGACGACGGTCCGGTTCAAACGGTGGCGATTGCTGAGCGCGGCGACGAACCGGCTGAGCGAAGCCGCGTCGCTTGACGGCATCCTCGAAATCCTGCGGATCAGCGCGCGCGCGATCCTGCAATCGGACGGCGTCGCGGTGGTGCGTCGAGAAGACGATTTGGTGCATTATGTCGGTGAAGACGCGATCGCACCCTTATGGTCGGGTCAGCGTTTCCCGATCGAGACGTGCATTTCGGGCATCGCGATGGTCGAGCGCGAAATGATCGTCATCCCCGATATCCGCCTCGATCCGCGCGTCCCACACAATGCGTATCTCTCCACCTTCGTCGCGAGCATGGCGATGGCACCGATCGGCCACGGCAATCCCGTCGCCGCGATCGGCGCCTATTGGCGCTCGACCGCGCCGATCGAAGAGGATGCACTGACGTTGCTCGATATGCTGGCGAAGGGTGCCAGCGCGCAGCTCGAACGAATCGCCGACCAGCGGATGGGCGATAAGCTGGCGTCTTAA